A genomic stretch from Neodiprion fabricii isolate iyNeoFabr1 chromosome 3, iyNeoFabr1.1, whole genome shotgun sequence includes:
- the LOC124177835 gene encoding uncharacterized protein LOC124177835, with translation MNKMKLVQGLSEFLRSRGVNVKVAQEDADTLIARTAIQLIVRQSTGCDVAVVGNDTDLLVLLIGLAYSSPLYFYEISLTGKKNTLYYTEDHAHLNPQDWGWKRTTTMMIPVMNAKKSAPDNSLTMVQSACTEQCKHYGGQSCSNFSISTVDDDVTAEERDEDNEDIPINEFLDIAAELDPDDIDDEEGGESDEEEDVEIEYDFEAT, from the exons ATGAACAAAATGAAACTGGTGCAGGGACTGTCGGAATTTTTACGTAGCCGTGGTGTGAACGTGAAAGTTGCACAAGAAGATGCGGACACGCTTATAGCGAGGACAGCGATTCAGCTAATTGTAAGGCAAAGTACGGGCTGCGACGTGGCAGTTGTTGGTAATGACACCGACCTGCTGGTTTTATTGATCGGTTTAGCATATTCCAGCCCTCTGTATTTTTACGAGATCTCGCTaactggtaaaaaaaatactttgtaTTATACAGAAGACCATGCACATCTGAATCCACAGGATTGGGGCTGGAAGAGAACGACCACGATGATGATTCCTGTCATGAACGCTAAGAAATCAGCGCCTGACAATTCGTTAACGATG GTACAATCTGCATGCACTGAACAGTGCAAACACTATGGAGGACAATCCTGTTCCAACTTTTCAATCAGCACGGTCGATGATGACGTTACAGCAGAAGAAAGAGACGAGGATAACGAGGATATTCCAATTAATGAATTCCTAGATATTGCCGCAGAACTCGATCCCGATGATATTGATGACGAGGAAGGTGG